Proteins encoded together in one Telopea speciosissima isolate NSW1024214 ecotype Mountain lineage chromosome 6, Tspe_v1, whole genome shotgun sequence window:
- the LOC122663849 gene encoding probable CoA ligase CCL9, whose protein sequence is MENLTLTGLLKKAAEEFPSRRALSASGKFDLTHTRLQELIEQAASRLVAFGIKPGDVVALTFPNTVESVIMFLAVIRARATAAPLNSAYTQDEFDFYLSDSESKILLTSKEGNPSAQAAASKLNIPHATASLSPEEGGMNLSSSSLTDSNIDSELKSVSQIVNEASDVALFLHTSGTTSRPKGVPLTQLNLASSVQNIKSVYKLTESDSTVIVLPLFHVHGLLAGLLSSLVAGAAVSLPAAGRFSASTFWSDMITYNATWYTAVPTIHQIILDKHLSKPEPAYPKLRFIRSCSASLAPALLSRLEEAFGAPVLEAYAMTEASHQMSSNPLPGDGPHKPGSVGKPVGQEMAILDENGVPQPAQVSGEVCIRGSNVTNGYKNNPEANKSAFSFGWFHTGDIGFIDSDGYLHLVGRIKELINRGGEKISPVEVDAVLLSHPDVAQAVAFGVPDDKYGEEINCAIIPREGLKLEEEEVLRYCKKNLASFKVPKKVFTTDTLPRTATGKIQRRIVAEHFLAQISTAKLSKYGA, encoded by the exons ATGGAGAATCTCACCCTCACTGGTTTGTTGAAGAAAGCCGCCGAAGAATTCCCTTCCCGGCGAGCTCTCTCTGCTTCCGGTAAGTTCGATCTAACACATACTCGATTGCAAGAACTGATCGAACAAGCCGCCTCTCGCCTTGTAGCATTCGGCATTAAACCTGGTGATGTCGTCGCTCTTACCTTCCCTAATACAGTCGAG TCTGTGATTATGTTCTTGGCTGTAATCCGAGCACGAGCCACAGCCGCTCCACTCAACTCAGCTTACACACAGGACGAGtttgatttctacctttccGATTCTGAATCGAAGATCCTCTTAACATCAAAAGAAGGAAATCCGTCTGCGCAAGCCGCCGCTTCGAAACTCAATATTCCTCACGCAACCGCTTCGCTATCTCCGGAAGAAGGCGGCATGAATCTGTCCTCTTCGTCGCTGACCGATTCAAACATAGACTCGGAGCTTAAATCGGTGTCTCAGATCGTGAACGAAGCATCCGACGTGGCACTCTTCCTCCATACCTCAGGCACAACGAGCAGACCTAAAGGTGTACCGCTGACTCAACTGAACCTCGCGTCGTCGGTGCAGAATATCAAATCTGTCTACAAACTGACAGAATCGGACTCAACCGTAATCGTACTCCCGCTATTTCACGTGCATGGCTTACTCGCCGGGTTACTGAGTTCACTCGTTGCCGGAGCTGCCGTGTCACTTCCCGCGGCGGGCCGATTCTCAGCTTCTACGTTCTGGTCTGATATGATTACATACAATGCCACTTGGTACACAGCGGTCCCTACGATTCATCAGATCATCCTAGATAAGCATCTGAGCAAGCCCGAGCCGGCTTACCCGAAGCTGAGGTTCATAAGGAGCTGCAGCGCGTCGCTTGCACCGGCTTTATTGAGTCGGCTGGAGGAGGCATTCGGGGCTCCAGTGTTGGAAGCTTACGCTATGACGGAAGCTTCACATCAGATGTCGTCAAACCCGTTGCCAGGGGATGGTCCGCATAAACCGGGTTCAGTTGGGAAGCCGGTGGGGCAAGAGATGGCGATACTGGATGAAAACGGTGTGCCACAACCGGCGCAGGTTAGCGGAGAGGTATGTATAAGGGGATCGAACGTAACCAATGGGTACAAAAACAACCCTGAAGCCAATAAATCGGCTTTCAGCTTTGGATGGTTCCACACCGGAGATATCGGCTTTATAGATTCTGATGGTTATTTGCATCTCGTCGGCCGCATTAAGGAGCTAATCAACCGGGGAg GGGAGAAGATATCACCAGTGGAGGTGGACGCAGTGCTTTTGTCGCATCCGGACGTGGCTCAGGCGGTAGCTTTTGGAGTCCCCGACGATAAATATGGTGAAGAG ATAAATTGTGCCATAATCCCTAGAGAAGGGTTGAaactagaggaagaagaggtaCTTAGGTATTGCAAGAAAAATCTGGCAAGTTTCAAGGTCCCCAAGAAAGTCTTCACAACTGATACTCTCCCCAGGACTGCGACCGGAAAGATCCAACGTCGAATTGTAGCTGAACACTTCCTTGCTCAAATCTCTACTGCTAAATTATCCAAATATGGAGCATAA